In the genome of Mytilus trossulus isolate FHL-02 unplaced genomic scaffold, PNRI_Mtr1.1.1.hap1 h1tg000244l__unscaffolded, whole genome shotgun sequence, one region contains:
- the LOC134701372 gene encoding protein phosphatase 1A-like isoform X2, giving the protein MMNVPYSQDFKLLYLYGVQKLSQLLTMGAFLDKPKTEKHNEGGVGNGLRFGLSSMQGWRVEMEDAHTAVIGLPNGLKDWSFFAVFDGHAGARVSAHCAEQLLDHIITNEDFRGKIEMKEGTEIQPSFEDVIKGVKTGFLKLDEKMRSMPEMASGEDKSGSTAVCTIVSPNHIFFGNCGDSRAVLSRAGKCVFSTQDHKPVNPTEKERIQKAGGSVMIQRVNGSLAVSRALGDFEYKNVQGMGPCEQLVSPEPEIFMEDRNQQEDEFIVLACDGIWDVMSNDELCDFVRSRMRLTSSLELICNQVVDTCLYKGSRDNMSIVIVALTGSPKVSDEAMKKEQELDERIEAKIKEILADVDVRDVDLPYVMHTISEDIDGLPPGGGLSSKKNTVESILNRLRPKKTAEEEDGSATVEDDWR; this is encoded by the exons CTAACAATGGGAGCCTTTCTTGACAAACCAAAAACTGAGAAGCATAATGAGGGTGGAGTTGGAAATGGGCTACGATTCGGTCTCAGCAGTATGCAGGGATGGAGGGTGGAAATGGAAGATGCCCACACAGCAGTTATTGGACTGCCAAATGGATTAAAAGATTGGTCATTTTTTGCTGTCTTTGATGGCCATGCTGGTGCTCGTGTTTCAGCACATTGTGCCGAACAATTACTTGATCATATCATAACTAATGAAGATTTTAGaggtaaaattgaaatgaaagaaGGAACTGAAATTCAGCCTTCTTTTGAGGATGTAATTAAAGGTGTGAAAACAGGTTTTCTGAAATTAGATGAAAAGATGAGGTCAATGCCAGAAATGGCAAGTGGCGAGGATAAGAGTGGTTCCACGGCAGTTTGTACAATTGTATCGCCAAATCACATTTTCTTTGGAAATTGTGGGGACTCTAGGGCTGTACTATCACGTGCAGGTAAATGTGTATTTTCAACACAGGATCATAAACCTGTGAATCCCACTGAAAAAGAAAGAATTCAAAAAGCGGGAGGGAGTGTAATGATTCAGAGAGTCAACGGTTCGCTTGCCGTATCAAGAGCTCTCGGggattttgaatataaaaatgtacaaggTATGGGACCTTGCGAACAACTGGTCTCACCAGAACCAGAAATATTTATGGAAGATAGAAACCAACAAGAAGATGAATTCATAGTGCTAGCCTGTGATGGGATATGGGATGTTATGTCTAATGATGAACTCTGTGACTTTGTCAGAAGTAGAATGCGACTGACCAGTAGTCTTGAGCTGATTTGCAATCAAGTAGTGGATACTTGCTTATATAAG GGCAGCAGGGACAACATGAGTATTGTGATAGTTGCTTTGACAGGATCACCTAAAGTTTCTGATGAAGCTATGAAAAAGGAACAGGAATTAGATGAAAGAATAGAGGCAAAAATTAAAG AAATTTTAGCTGATGTTGATGTGCGAGACGTTGATTTACCATATGTAATGCATACAATAAGTGAAGATATAGATGGTCTTCCACCTGGAGGCGGATTAAGTTCAAA aaaaaatacagtTGAAAGTATACTTAATCGACTGCGACCAAAGAAAACAGCAGAA GAAGAAGATGGTTCAGCAACAGTAGAAGATGATTGGCGATAG
- the LOC134701372 gene encoding protein phosphatase 1A-like isoform X1, with protein MMNVPYSQDFKLLYLYGVQKLSQLLTMGAFLDKPKTEKHNEGGVGNGLRFGLSSMQGWRVEMEDAHTAVIGLPNGLKDWSFFAVFDGHAGARVSAHCAEQLLDHIITNEDFRGKIEMKEGTEIQPSFEDVIKGVKTGFLKLDEKMRSMPEMASGEDKSGSTAVCTIVSPNHIFFGNCGDSRAVLSRAGKCVFSTQDHKPVNPTEKERIQKAGGSVMIQRVNGSLAVSRALGDFEYKNVQGMGPCEQLVSPEPEIFMEDRNQQEDEFIVLACDGIWDVMSNDELCDFVRSRMRLTSSLELICNQVVDTCLYKGSRDNMSIVIVALTGSPKVSDEAMKKEQELDERIEAKIKEILADVDVRDVDLPYVMHTISEDIDGLPPGGGLSSKKNTVESILNRLRPKKTAEQETSTDEPFYKQLLRKY; from the exons CTAACAATGGGAGCCTTTCTTGACAAACCAAAAACTGAGAAGCATAATGAGGGTGGAGTTGGAAATGGGCTACGATTCGGTCTCAGCAGTATGCAGGGATGGAGGGTGGAAATGGAAGATGCCCACACAGCAGTTATTGGACTGCCAAATGGATTAAAAGATTGGTCATTTTTTGCTGTCTTTGATGGCCATGCTGGTGCTCGTGTTTCAGCACATTGTGCCGAACAATTACTTGATCATATCATAACTAATGAAGATTTTAGaggtaaaattgaaatgaaagaaGGAACTGAAATTCAGCCTTCTTTTGAGGATGTAATTAAAGGTGTGAAAACAGGTTTTCTGAAATTAGATGAAAAGATGAGGTCAATGCCAGAAATGGCAAGTGGCGAGGATAAGAGTGGTTCCACGGCAGTTTGTACAATTGTATCGCCAAATCACATTTTCTTTGGAAATTGTGGGGACTCTAGGGCTGTACTATCACGTGCAGGTAAATGTGTATTTTCAACACAGGATCATAAACCTGTGAATCCCACTGAAAAAGAAAGAATTCAAAAAGCGGGAGGGAGTGTAATGATTCAGAGAGTCAACGGTTCGCTTGCCGTATCAAGAGCTCTCGGggattttgaatataaaaatgtacaaggTATGGGACCTTGCGAACAACTGGTCTCACCAGAACCAGAAATATTTATGGAAGATAGAAACCAACAAGAAGATGAATTCATAGTGCTAGCCTGTGATGGGATATGGGATGTTATGTCTAATGATGAACTCTGTGACTTTGTCAGAAGTAGAATGCGACTGACCAGTAGTCTTGAGCTGATTTGCAATCAAGTAGTGGATACTTGCTTATATAAG GGCAGCAGGGACAACATGAGTATTGTGATAGTTGCTTTGACAGGATCACCTAAAGTTTCTGATGAAGCTATGAAAAAGGAACAGGAATTAGATGAAAGAATAGAGGCAAAAATTAAAG AAATTTTAGCTGATGTTGATGTGCGAGACGTTGATTTACCATATGTAATGCATACAATAAGTGAAGATATAGATGGTCTTCCACCTGGAGGCGGATTAAGTTCAAA aaaaaatacagtTGAAAGTATACTTAATCGACTGCGACCAAAGAAAACAGCAGAA CAAGAAACTAGCACTGATGAGCCCTTCTATAAACAGTTATTGAGAAAATACTGA
- the LOC134701372 gene encoding protein phosphatase 1A-like isoform X3 yields the protein MGAFLDKPKTEKHNEGGVGNGLRFGLSSMQGWRVEMEDAHTAVIGLPNGLKDWSFFAVFDGHAGARVSAHCAEQLLDHIITNEDFRGKIEMKEGTEIQPSFEDVIKGVKTGFLKLDEKMRSMPEMASGEDKSGSTAVCTIVSPNHIFFGNCGDSRAVLSRAGKCVFSTQDHKPVNPTEKERIQKAGGSVMIQRVNGSLAVSRALGDFEYKNVQGMGPCEQLVSPEPEIFMEDRNQQEDEFIVLACDGIWDVMSNDELCDFVRSRMRLTSSLELICNQVVDTCLYKGSRDNMSIVIVALTGSPKVSDEAMKKEQELDERIEAKIKEILADVDVRDVDLPYVMHTISEDIDGLPPGGGLSSKKNTVESILNRLRPKKTAEQETSTDEPFYKQLLRKY from the exons ATGGGAGCCTTTCTTGACAAACCAAAAACTGAGAAGCATAATGAGGGTGGAGTTGGAAATGGGCTACGATTCGGTCTCAGCAGTATGCAGGGATGGAGGGTGGAAATGGAAGATGCCCACACAGCAGTTATTGGACTGCCAAATGGATTAAAAGATTGGTCATTTTTTGCTGTCTTTGATGGCCATGCTGGTGCTCGTGTTTCAGCACATTGTGCCGAACAATTACTTGATCATATCATAACTAATGAAGATTTTAGaggtaaaattgaaatgaaagaaGGAACTGAAATTCAGCCTTCTTTTGAGGATGTAATTAAAGGTGTGAAAACAGGTTTTCTGAAATTAGATGAAAAGATGAGGTCAATGCCAGAAATGGCAAGTGGCGAGGATAAGAGTGGTTCCACGGCAGTTTGTACAATTGTATCGCCAAATCACATTTTCTTTGGAAATTGTGGGGACTCTAGGGCTGTACTATCACGTGCAGGTAAATGTGTATTTTCAACACAGGATCATAAACCTGTGAATCCCACTGAAAAAGAAAGAATTCAAAAAGCGGGAGGGAGTGTAATGATTCAGAGAGTCAACGGTTCGCTTGCCGTATCAAGAGCTCTCGGggattttgaatataaaaatgtacaaggTATGGGACCTTGCGAACAACTGGTCTCACCAGAACCAGAAATATTTATGGAAGATAGAAACCAACAAGAAGATGAATTCATAGTGCTAGCCTGTGATGGGATATGGGATGTTATGTCTAATGATGAACTCTGTGACTTTGTCAGAAGTAGAATGCGACTGACCAGTAGTCTTGAGCTGATTTGCAATCAAGTAGTGGATACTTGCTTATATAAG GGCAGCAGGGACAACATGAGTATTGTGATAGTTGCTTTGACAGGATCACCTAAAGTTTCTGATGAAGCTATGAAAAAGGAACAGGAATTAGATGAAAGAATAGAGGCAAAAATTAAAG AAATTTTAGCTGATGTTGATGTGCGAGACGTTGATTTACCATATGTAATGCATACAATAAGTGAAGATATAGATGGTCTTCCACCTGGAGGCGGATTAAGTTCAAA aaaaaatacagtTGAAAGTATACTTAATCGACTGCGACCAAAGAAAACAGCAGAA CAAGAAACTAGCACTGATGAGCCCTTCTATAAACAGTTATTGAGAAAATACTGA